From the genome of Gorilla gorilla gorilla isolate KB3781 chromosome 4, NHGRI_mGorGor1-v2.1_pri, whole genome shotgun sequence, one region includes:
- the GRPEL2 gene encoding grpE protein homolog 2, mitochondrial isoform X1: MAVRSLWAGRLRVQRLLAWSAAWESKGWPLPFSTATQRTAGEDCRSEDPPDELGPPLAERALRVKAVKLEKEVQDLTVRYQRAVADCENIRRQTQRCVEDAKIFGIQSFCKDLVEVADILEKTTECISEESEPEDQKLTLEKVFRGLLLLEAKLKSVFAKHGLEKLTPIGDKYDPHEHELICHVPAGVGVQPGTVALVRQDGYKLHGRTIRLARVEVAVESQRRL; this comes from the exons ATGGCCGTACGGTCGCTGTGGGCGGGCCGGCTGCGGGTGCAGCGCCTACTGGCCTGGAGTGCCGCGTGGGAGAGCAA GGGATGGCCACTTCCATTCAGCACTGCCACCCAGAGAACTGCTGGTGAGGACTGCCGTTCTGAGGACCCACCTGATGAGCTTGGGCCCCCTCTTGCTGAACGAGCCTTAAGGGTAAAAGCTGTTAAACTGGAGAAAGAAGTCCAAGATTTAACA GTGAGATACCAGAGAGCTGTAGCTGATTGTGAAAACATAAGGAGGCAAACCCAGAGATGTGTGGAAGACGCCAAGATATTTG GAATCCAGAGTTTCTGTAAGGACTTGGTGGAGGTGGCTGACATTTTGGAGAAGACTACAGAGTGCATTTCTGAAGAATCGGAGCCTGAGGACCAAAAGCTCACTCTGGAGAAGGTCTTCCGAGGGTTGTTGCTTTTAGAAGCAAAGCTGAAAAGTGTGTTTGCCAAGCATGGCCTGGAGAAACTGACACCCATTGGTGACAAATATGACCCCCATGAGCATGAACTCATCTGTCATGTGCCAGCTGGTGTTGGGGTGCAGCCTGGCACCGTGGCATTAGTAAGACAAGATGGCTACAAACTTCATGGCCGCACCATTAGGCTTGCCCGAGTGGAAGTGGCAGTGGAGTCTCAGAGAAGACTGTGA
- the GRPEL2 gene encoding grpE protein homolog 2, mitochondrial isoform X2 codes for MHSRPHFTDGETEAVSRASFLGRGRGWPLPFSTATQRTAGEDCRSEDPPDELGPPLAERALRVKAVKLEKEVQDLTVRYQRAVADCENIRRQTQRCVEDAKIFGIQSFCKDLVEVADILEKTTECISEESEPEDQKLTLEKVFRGLLLLEAKLKSVFAKHGLEKLTPIGDKYDPHEHELICHVPAGVGVQPGTVALVRQDGYKLHGRTIRLARVEVAVESQRRL; via the exons ATGCACTCacggccccattttacagacggggaaactgaggccgTCAGCCGTGCCTCTTTCTTAGGCCGAGGAAG GGGATGGCCACTTCCATTCAGCACTGCCACCCAGAGAACTGCTGGTGAGGACTGCCGTTCTGAGGACCCACCTGATGAGCTTGGGCCCCCTCTTGCTGAACGAGCCTTAAGGGTAAAAGCTGTTAAACTGGAGAAAGAAGTCCAAGATTTAACA GTGAGATACCAGAGAGCTGTAGCTGATTGTGAAAACATAAGGAGGCAAACCCAGAGATGTGTGGAAGACGCCAAGATATTTG GAATCCAGAGTTTCTGTAAGGACTTGGTGGAGGTGGCTGACATTTTGGAGAAGACTACAGAGTGCATTTCTGAAGAATCGGAGCCTGAGGACCAAAAGCTCACTCTGGAGAAGGTCTTCCGAGGGTTGTTGCTTTTAGAAGCAAAGCTGAAAAGTGTGTTTGCCAAGCATGGCCTGGAGAAACTGACACCCATTGGTGACAAATATGACCCCCATGAGCATGAACTCATCTGTCATGTGCCAGCTGGTGTTGGGGTGCAGCCTGGCACCGTGGCATTAGTAAGACAAGATGGCTACAAACTTCATGGCCGCACCATTAGGCTTGCCCGAGTGGAAGTGGCAGTGGAGTCTCAGAGAAGACTGTGA